A section of the Marinimicrobium koreense genome encodes:
- a CDS encoding putative metalloprotease CJM1_0395 family protein, with protein sequence MASVIPSNFANAVAPFVPAGRAPVGQETEDLRGSSLQPLEESAETARSENFRSPDQRPGETDQQWQQQESRDPRIRSSAPETDQPPPVETNRSDRVTLSASGQAALASEASAGQSSGAQGAESTADPGEVSPASASSDDPRSAFRESRERQQALETQAEIRELAARDREVRQHEQAHAALGGRYAGAPQYDFVRGPDGVSYAVSGEVPIDTSRIPNDPQATIEKAQQIRRAAYAPAEPSDTDRRVAAEAAQMEAQARAELRQMETREAEEKRASPDEEGESSARRDELSTEREREEAERENRRSELVEDARQRNINTYIQLVGLSGLTSEDKSGNRLDQRI encoded by the coding sequence ATGGCCTCGGTCATCCCCTCCAATTTTGCCAACGCCGTGGCGCCCTTTGTGCCCGCCGGACGTGCGCCTGTGGGACAGGAAACCGAGGATCTCAGAGGTTCCAGCCTTCAGCCGCTGGAGGAGTCGGCCGAAACCGCCCGAAGCGAGAACTTCCGCTCCCCCGATCAGCGCCCCGGAGAAACGGATCAGCAGTGGCAACAGCAGGAAAGCCGCGACCCGCGTATTCGCTCCAGCGCTCCAGAGACCGATCAGCCGCCTCCCGTTGAAACCAATCGCAGCGACCGGGTCACACTGTCCGCTTCCGGGCAGGCGGCCCTGGCGTCCGAGGCGAGTGCCGGACAGTCTTCTGGGGCTCAGGGCGCAGAGTCGACGGCTGATCCAGGCGAGGTGTCGCCGGCCAGCGCCTCATCCGATGATCCTCGCAGCGCTTTCCGCGAGAGCCGGGAGAGGCAGCAGGCGTTGGAGACCCAGGCCGAAATCCGCGAGCTGGCCGCTCGGGATCGTGAGGTTCGTCAGCACGAGCAGGCTCATGCGGCCCTCGGCGGTCGTTATGCCGGTGCCCCTCAGTATGACTTCGTGCGCGGCCCCGATGGTGTCTCCTATGCGGTGTCGGGGGAAGTCCCCATCGATACCAGCCGGATACCGAACGACCCCCAGGCGACCATTGAAAAAGCGCAACAGATCCGGCGCGCGGCCTATGCGCCAGCCGAGCCCTCCGATACTGATCGGCGGGTGGCTGCAGAGGCGGCGCAAATGGAAGCTCAGGCGCGCGCCGAATTGCGCCAGATGGAAACGCGAGAGGCTGAAGAAAAGCGCGCATCTCCGGATGAGGAGGGCGAATCCAGTGCGCGGCGCGATGAGCTCAGCACGGAACGTGAGCGTGAAGAGGCGGAGCGGGAAAACCGCCGCAGCGAGCTGGTTGAGGATGCCCGTCAGCGCAATATCAACACTTACATTCAGTTGGTCGGTCTCAGCGGCCTGACCAGTGAGGATAAATCCGGTAATCGCCTGGATCAGCGTATTTAA
- the bioD gene encoding dethiobiotin synthase: MAKHAFFVTGTDTGVGKTCIAAGLLQAANSRGLTTAALKPVAAGCERTPDGLRNEDALLLQSVVNPPLDYEQVNPVALEPAIAPHIAALEARRPLSTDRLAGYCRGVLGQADFTVVEGAGGWRVPLNPAETLADLARQLNLPVILVVGVRLGCLNHALLTAEAIARDGLPLAGWVANVLDPDMPRLRENVDALGQRLRAPFLGWVPTLSSPTPAAVAEHLNLDPLIG; encoded by the coding sequence ATGGCAAAACACGCGTTTTTTGTCACCGGCACGGACACCGGTGTGGGTAAAACCTGTATCGCAGCCGGCCTGCTTCAGGCCGCCAACAGTCGGGGCCTGACCACGGCGGCGCTCAAGCCGGTGGCCGCGGGCTGTGAGCGGACCCCGGACGGATTGCGCAACGAGGATGCCCTGTTGTTGCAGTCGGTGGTCAATCCGCCCCTCGATTACGAGCAGGTCAACCCCGTGGCCCTCGAGCCGGCCATCGCGCCCCACATTGCCGCGCTGGAAGCCCGGCGGCCCCTGTCGACCGATCGTCTGGCAGGCTATTGCCGCGGTGTTCTGGGGCAGGCGGACTTTACCGTCGTCGAGGGCGCCGGGGGCTGGCGAGTGCCGCTCAATCCGGCTGAAACCCTGGCGGATCTGGCCCGACAGCTCAACTTGCCGGTCATTCTGGTGGTGGGGGTGCGCCTGGGTTGCCTGAATCACGCGCTGTTGACCGCCGAGGCGATTGCCCGCGATGGCTTGCCGTTGGCCGGCTGGGTAGCCAACGTGCTGGACCCGGATATGCCGCGTCTGCGGGAGAATGTGGACGCGCTTGGGCAACGCCTGCGAGCGCCGTTTCTTGGCTGGGTACCGACACTGTCTTCGCCGACCCCCGCTGCCGTTGCCGAGCACCTGAACCTGGACCCCCTGATCGGTTAG
- the bioC gene encoding malonyl-ACP O-methyltransferase BioC: MTDPMIPLSAPRELDAPLAAHHFPALVSTSAEPLVLLHGWGFDSRSWEPLLPWLRQYSDVIALDLPGFGDSPAGADFSLDSVLNAIDQSLPAQATLVGWSLGGMLAVALAARRPERITRVITLASNLRFVADASWPEAMAPATNERFKRDFERAPVKGLKRFLGLVAHGDQREREVRAALANLQPEPEQVRPQWGQALTLLSDLDNARAFEQLRQPGLHLYAEHDALVPLAAAGQLPALNQRQRVSVVAGAGHAMHWSEPERVGEAVLHFLNLTTGQLDKRRVAHSFSRAANSYDSVARLQRAVGETLLNQLGGQDLGVVETLVDLGCGTGYFGERLAHRLPDAQLIGLDIAEGMLRFARQERDIPALWLCGDAEELPLADSSVDLVFSSLSVQWCEHLPSLFGELQRVLKPGGRLLFSTLGPRTLWELKSAWQRVDGYVHVNRFPPQRAVDEALRQAGFQSTEWLREERVLRYEALADLTRELKALGAHNVNRGQPEGLTGRQKIQALKAAYEPFREDGLLPASYEVYYAAARKPH, from the coding sequence GTGACAGACCCGATGATTCCCCTGAGTGCGCCCCGGGAGCTCGATGCTCCACTGGCCGCCCATCACTTTCCCGCGCTCGTATCGACCTCGGCCGAGCCCCTTGTGCTACTTCACGGCTGGGGTTTTGACAGCCGCAGCTGGGAACCCCTGCTGCCCTGGTTGCGTCAGTACAGCGATGTCATTGCACTGGACCTGCCGGGCTTTGGCGACAGTCCGGCCGGTGCCGATTTCTCGCTCGATAGCGTACTCAATGCCATTGATCAGAGCCTGCCAGCGCAGGCCACTCTGGTGGGGTGGTCACTTGGCGGCATGCTCGCGGTGGCATTGGCCGCCCGGAGGCCGGAGCGCATCACCCGCGTGATCACCCTTGCCAGCAATCTGCGCTTTGTGGCGGATGCGAGCTGGCCAGAGGCCATGGCTCCGGCCACCAACGAGCGGTTCAAGCGCGATTTCGAGCGCGCCCCCGTCAAGGGGCTGAAGCGGTTTCTTGGCCTGGTTGCCCATGGTGATCAGCGCGAGCGGGAGGTGCGCGCAGCGCTGGCAAACCTTCAGCCGGAGCCCGAACAGGTTCGGCCTCAATGGGGCCAGGCGCTGACGCTGTTGTCCGATCTGGATAATGCCCGTGCCTTCGAGCAACTGCGTCAACCCGGTCTGCACCTGTATGCCGAGCACGACGCTCTGGTTCCCTTGGCCGCCGCGGGTCAGCTACCGGCACTCAACCAGCGCCAGCGGGTGTCCGTGGTGGCTGGAGCGGGGCACGCCATGCACTGGAGTGAGCCAGAGCGGGTGGGAGAGGCCGTGCTGCATTTTCTGAATCTGACCACCGGGCAACTGGATAAACGCCGGGTCGCTCACTCATTCAGTCGGGCGGCCAACAGTTATGACAGTGTTGCGCGGCTGCAGCGCGCGGTGGGAGAGACGCTGTTGAATCAGCTGGGAGGGCAGGACCTTGGCGTGGTGGAAACCCTGGTGGATCTGGGCTGCGGCACCGGCTACTTCGGCGAGCGGCTGGCTCACCGGCTCCCCGATGCGCAACTGATCGGGTTGGATATTGCCGAGGGTATGCTCCGCTTTGCCCGTCAGGAGCGCGATATTCCGGCCCTGTGGCTGTGTGGTGATGCCGAGGAGTTACCTTTGGCCGATTCCAGCGTGGATCTGGTTTTTTCCAGCCTGTCGGTCCAGTGGTGTGAACACCTGCCGAGCCTGTTCGGCGAATTGCAGCGGGTGCTGAAACCGGGCGGGCGGCTGCTGTTTTCCACCCTGGGGCCGCGCACGCTCTGGGAGCTGAAAAGCGCCTGGCAGCGGGTAGACGGCTACGTTCACGTCAACCGCTTTCCTCCCCAGCGCGCGGTCGACGAGGCGCTGCGCCAGGCGGGGTTTCAGAGCACCGAGTGGCTGCGGGAGGAACGGGTGCTGCGCTACGAGGCGCTGGCCGACTTGACCCGGGAGCTCAAGGCGCTCGGGGCGCACAATGTCAACCGGGGGCAGCCGGAAGGGCTCACCGGGCGGCAGAAAATTCAGGCGCTCAAGGCAGCCTACGAGCCGTTCCGAGAGGACGGACTTCTGCCCGCCAGTTACGAGGTGTACTACGCCGCAGCGCGCAAGCCTCATTAA
- the bioF gene encoding 8-amino-7-oxononanoate synthase has product MPHASLDAALGPALTARRAQSLYRQRRTLASPQGPEVVVDGRHLVGFCSNDYLGLANHPDVIKAFRAGADDLGVGSGASHLVCGHSREHHALEEELAAFCGRERALLFSTGYMANLGTVTALVGKGDGIFEDRLNHASLLDAGLLSGARFQRFSHNDPEHLERRLAGSDARRRLVAVDGVFSMDGDCAPLVDLARVANAHDGWLMVDDAHGFGCLGERGAGTLDAQGVAEAQVPIYMATLGKALGTAGAFVAGSEALIETLIQFARSYIYTTALPPAVAAATRASLRLVQEEAWRRTELNERIAQFRDGARALGLTLMDSRTAVQPVLIGDDRRALALASALEQKGYWVVAIRPPTVPKGSARLRVTLSASHSRAQVAGLLSALADSLHEFASVEAP; this is encoded by the coding sequence GTGCCCCACGCCTCTCTGGATGCGGCGCTCGGGCCCGCACTGACGGCTCGTCGGGCCCAGTCTCTATATCGCCAGCGTCGGACGCTGGCCTCCCCGCAGGGCCCCGAGGTGGTGGTCGATGGCCGCCACCTGGTCGGTTTCTGCAGCAACGACTATCTGGGCCTGGCCAACCACCCGGATGTCATCAAGGCATTCAGAGCCGGCGCCGATGATCTGGGGGTGGGCAGTGGAGCCTCTCACCTGGTCTGCGGCCACTCCCGCGAGCACCATGCCCTGGAAGAGGAACTGGCGGCGTTCTGTGGCCGCGAGCGGGCATTGCTGTTTTCCACCGGCTACATGGCCAACCTGGGCACGGTGACTGCCCTGGTGGGCAAGGGCGACGGCATTTTTGAAGACCGCCTGAACCACGCCTCACTGCTCGATGCCGGGCTGCTGAGCGGGGCCCGTTTCCAGCGCTTTTCCCACAATGACCCGGAACACCTGGAGCGCCGCCTCGCGGGCTCTGATGCCAGGCGTCGCCTGGTGGCCGTGGACGGCGTGTTCAGCATGGACGGTGACTGCGCCCCACTTGTCGATCTCGCCCGGGTCGCCAATGCGCACGACGGCTGGCTGATGGTGGATGATGCCCACGGCTTCGGCTGCTTGGGCGAGCGCGGCGCGGGCACCCTGGACGCTCAGGGCGTGGCCGAAGCGCAGGTGCCGATTTATATGGCGACTCTGGGCAAGGCACTGGGCACCGCCGGAGCGTTTGTGGCGGGCAGCGAGGCCCTTATTGAAACGCTGATCCAGTTTGCCCGTAGCTACATCTACACCACCGCGTTGCCACCGGCGGTCGCGGCGGCGACCCGGGCGAGCCTGCGGCTGGTTCAGGAGGAGGCCTGGCGTCGGACGGAGCTCAATGAGCGCATTGCACAGTTCCGGGATGGCGCGCGCGCCCTCGGGCTTACCCTGATGGACTCCCGCACGGCGGTCCAGCCGGTGCTGATTGGGGATGACCGCCGGGCACTCGCCCTGGCCTCCGCCCTGGAGCAGAAAGGCTACTGGGTGGTCGCTATTCGCCCACCCACCGTACCTAAAGGCAGTGCCCGACTGAGAGTGACCCTGAGTGCCAGCCACTCCCGGGCACAGGTGGCCGGGCTGCTGTCCGCGCTGGCGGACAGTCTCCATGAATTTGCGTCGGTGGAGGCGCCGTGA
- the bioB gene encoding biotin synthase BioB, with product MNATAQPPIRHDWTRDEILALFDLPFSDLMFQAQTVHRAHFDPNQVQVSTLCSIKTGACPEDCKYCPQSARYDTGLERERLMAVEKVLEEARAAKASGATRFCMGAAWRSPKNRDLNYVTDMVKGVKSLGLETCMTLGMLDEGQAKTLAEAGLDYYNHNLDTSPEYYGEVITTRTYQDRLETLDNVRKAGMKVCCGGIVGMGEEKTDRAGLLQQLATMPDHPESVPINMLVKVAGTPFAEEEDLDPFEFIRTIAVARILMPQSHVRLSAGREEMNDQMQAMAFLAGANSIFYGEKLLTTANPEANKDMQLFKRLGIQPEQREVHIDEAEQDEVELAGALEEARNDQYFYNAAK from the coding sequence ATGAACGCCACCGCACAACCGCCGATTCGCCACGACTGGACCCGGGACGAGATTCTCGCCCTGTTTGACCTGCCGTTCAGCGACCTCATGTTTCAGGCACAGACCGTGCACCGCGCCCACTTCGATCCCAATCAAGTGCAGGTCAGCACCCTGTGCTCGATCAAAACCGGCGCCTGCCCGGAAGATTGCAAATACTGCCCCCAGAGTGCCCGCTACGACACCGGTCTGGAGCGCGAGCGTTTGATGGCGGTAGAGAAAGTGCTGGAAGAAGCCCGGGCCGCCAAGGCCAGCGGCGCCACCCGCTTTTGCATGGGTGCCGCCTGGCGCAGCCCCAAGAACCGGGACCTTAACTACGTCACGGACATGGTCAAAGGGGTCAAGTCCCTGGGCCTGGAAACCTGCATGACGCTGGGGATGCTCGACGAAGGGCAGGCAAAAACCCTTGCCGAGGCGGGCCTGGATTACTACAACCACAACCTGGATACTTCTCCCGAGTATTACGGCGAGGTGATCACCACCCGTACCTATCAGGATCGTCTGGAAACCCTGGACAACGTTCGCAAGGCCGGCATGAAAGTCTGTTGTGGCGGTATTGTCGGTATGGGCGAAGAAAAGACCGACCGCGCGGGTCTGTTGCAGCAACTGGCGACCATGCCGGACCACCCGGAGTCGGTACCCATCAACATGCTGGTGAAAGTGGCCGGCACACCCTTTGCGGAAGAGGAAGACCTGGACCCCTTCGAGTTTATCCGCACCATTGCGGTGGCCCGGATTCTGATGCCTCAGTCGCATGTCCGTCTGTCCGCCGGACGCGAGGAGATGAACGACCAGATGCAGGCCATGGCCTTCCTGGCCGGCGCCAACTCGATTTTCTACGGCGAAAAACTGCTCACGACGGCTAACCCGGAAGCCAATAAGGACATGCAGTTGTTCAAGCGCCTGGGGATTCAGCCCGAGCAGCGCGAAGTGCATATCGACGAAGCCGAGCAGGATGAGGTCGAGCTGGCCGGGGCGCTGGAAGAGGCGCGCAACGACCAATACTTCTACAACGCCGCCAAGTAA
- a CDS encoding ComF family protein translates to MWNGLKWNGLKGLMATLPRLPRSCLLCSQPGADLLCPGCEFDLPYLARHDHQCLTCALPLSVDSRYCGYCLQAPPDFERCRVLGIYDYPLDHLVHAFKYRHKLASGRALSGLLAGLLRAEREEEGEETWPELLVPVPMHWTRRLKRGFNQTELLAHDLGRALSLPVLSRVARRPQPTRAQQGLTRTARIHNLSHAFSLNPRTEKRLAGRRVALIDDVVTTTSTVRALSRLIREAGARSVEVWALARTPESPQAHQSTRCTR, encoded by the coding sequence ATGTGGAATGGATTGAAGTGGAATGGACTCAAGGGCCTCATGGCCACCCTGCCCCGGCTGCCCCGATCCTGTCTGCTGTGCTCGCAACCCGGTGCCGACCTGCTGTGCCCGGGGTGCGAATTCGATCTACCCTACCTCGCCCGCCACGACCATCAATGCCTTACCTGCGCCCTGCCGCTGTCGGTGGATAGCCGCTACTGTGGGTATTGCCTGCAGGCACCACCAGACTTTGAACGCTGCCGGGTCCTGGGAATCTACGACTACCCTCTGGACCACCTGGTCCACGCCTTCAAGTACCGCCACAAACTGGCATCGGGCCGGGCCTTGAGCGGATTGCTGGCCGGGCTGCTCAGGGCGGAGCGGGAGGAAGAGGGTGAAGAGACCTGGCCGGAGCTGCTGGTCCCGGTCCCCATGCACTGGACCCGTCGGCTAAAGCGCGGTTTCAACCAGACGGAACTGTTGGCCCACGACCTGGGCCGGGCGCTGAGTCTACCGGTGCTCAGCCGGGTGGCGCGAAGGCCGCAGCCGACCCGCGCACAACAGGGGCTGACCCGAACCGCCCGCATCCATAACCTGAGCCACGCCTTTTCCTTGAATCCCCGCACCGAAAAGCGCCTTGCGGGACGGCGGGTTGCCTTGATTGACGATGTGGTGACCACTACCAGCACCGTGCGGGCACTGAGCCGGCTTATACGGGAGGCGGGAGCCCGTTCAGTGGAAGTCTGGGCACTGGCCCGGACGCCGGAGTCGCCCCAGGCCCATCAAAGCACCCGATGTACCCGATAG
- a CDS encoding glycoside hydrolase family 43 protein — translation MTSRNTKTPGLPFPTAVSALALSLFLTACGGGSGGGETPTNSDGPGQEAPENNDSPDQETPEDGGQDSPQGSVSPTFTNIAVHDPSVTKVGSDYYVIGSHLSMAKTDDMMNWERVADGVTPANPLFDDVTEELADALGWADADTLWAADIIQLSDGRFYMYYNACRGDAPQSAMGVAVADNIEGPYENVEIFLRSGWEADSALEPGAVTEGYIAENYDPRIHPNVIDPHTFYDHQGNLWMTYGSYSGGLYIMEMNPDTGLPMPGQSYGKHLIGGNHSRIEAPYVLYSPESEYYYLFSSFGGLDAGGAYNIRVARSLSPDGPYLDYEDNDVAEVKSDPSLPLFDDASIEDGAVKLMGNFQFADGGNGYVSPGHNSAYYDEGLGKHLMFFHTRFPGRGEQHEVRVHELFINADGWPVVAPHRYVPTSETDETIESSISEADVPGTYELVNHGLDITAQIKSSVTIELEDGGQISGEASGDWILGADNAITVTLDDEGTFEGVAARLWSPSEQEFVVTFSALSVDGVAIWGSRSLD, via the coding sequence ATGACATCACGCAATACCAAGACCCCGGGGCTCCCCTTTCCGACCGCGGTCAGCGCGCTGGCCCTGAGTCTGTTCCTGACCGCCTGCGGCGGCGGTTCCGGTGGTGGCGAAACCCCGACGAATTCCGACGGCCCCGGTCAGGAGGCGCCTGAGAACAACGATAGTCCGGATCAGGAAACGCCAGAGGATGGCGGCCAGGACAGCCCTCAGGGATCGGTCAGTCCAACCTTTACCAACATCGCGGTCCACGACCCCTCGGTGACCAAGGTGGGCAGCGACTACTATGTGATTGGCTCGCACCTCTCCATGGCCAAAACGGATGACATGATGAATTGGGAGCGGGTCGCCGATGGCGTTACCCCCGCCAACCCCCTGTTTGACGACGTCACCGAAGAGCTGGCCGATGCCCTTGGCTGGGCCGATGCCGACACCCTTTGGGCGGCCGACATTATTCAACTGAGCGACGGCCGCTTCTACATGTATTACAACGCCTGTCGGGGCGATGCGCCCCAGTCGGCCATGGGGGTTGCCGTCGCCGACAATATCGAAGGTCCTTATGAGAATGTCGAAATCTTCCTGCGCTCGGGCTGGGAAGCGGACAGTGCACTCGAACCCGGTGCGGTGACCGAAGGCTATATCGCCGAGAATTACGACCCCCGTATTCATCCTAATGTGATCGATCCGCACACGTTCTACGATCATCAGGGCAACCTCTGGATGACCTACGGCTCATACTCCGGCGGTCTCTACATTATGGAAATGAACCCGGATACCGGCCTGCCCATGCCCGGTCAGAGTTATGGCAAGCATCTGATCGGCGGCAATCACAGCCGGATCGAAGCCCCCTACGTGCTGTACAGCCCCGAATCCGAGTACTACTACCTGTTCAGTTCCTTTGGCGGGCTGGACGCCGGAGGGGCCTACAATATCCGTGTCGCCCGCTCGCTATCCCCGGACGGCCCTTATCTCGACTACGAAGATAATGACGTGGCCGAGGTGAAGTCCGACCCGAGCTTGCCTCTGTTTGATGACGCCTCGATCGAAGACGGTGCAGTGAAACTGATGGGCAACTTCCAGTTTGCCGATGGCGGCAATGGCTACGTCTCCCCGGGACATAACTCGGCCTATTACGACGAAGGCCTAGGCAAACACCTGATGTTCTTCCACACTCGTTTCCCCGGACGCGGTGAACAGCACGAAGTCCGTGTGCACGAACTGTTCATCAATGCCGATGGCTGGCCGGTGGTGGCACCGCATCGCTATGTGCCCACGTCTGAGACGGACGAGACCATCGAGTCAAGCATCAGCGAAGCCGACGTACCGGGCACCTACGAGCTGGTCAACCACGGCCTGGACATCACCGCCCAGATCAAAAGCTCCGTGACCATCGAGCTGGAAGACGGTGGTCAAATCTCCGGCGAGGCCAGCGGTGACTGGATCCTCGGGGCGGACAACGCCATCACTGTAACCCTGGATGACGAAGGCACCTTCGAGGGCGTGGCCGCGCGCCTGTGGAGCCCGTCGGAACAGGAGTTTGTGGTGACCTTCAGTGCACTGTCGGTGGACGGTGTGGCCATCTGGGGCAGCCGCTCGCTCGACTGA
- a CDS encoding serine/threonine protein kinase, with protein MSTSAHPYEALSPDLVLDAVESSGYLSDMRILALNSYENRVYQVGMEEGPPLIAKFYRPERWSDAQIQEEHDFTRDLLDLEVSVVPPLPDVEGHTLREYQGFRFALYPRQGGHAPNLDDFDQLLTLGRVLGRIHALGEARPFAHRPTLDVQSFAVDSYEFLLSESFIPESLRPSYETLGADLIHRLERIFADAEYTPIRLHGDCHPGNILWRDDAPHFVDFDDARNGPAVQDLWMLLSGEREQQTAQLSEIVEGYQEFCDFNFAELNLIEALRSLRIMNYSAWLARRWQDPAFPKSFPWFNTERYWGEHILELREQLAALDEPPLALF; from the coding sequence ATGAGCACATCCGCACATCCTTATGAAGCGCTCTCGCCGGATCTGGTCCTGGATGCGGTGGAAAGTAGCGGCTACCTGAGTGACATGCGCATTCTGGCGCTCAACAGCTATGAGAACCGGGTGTATCAGGTGGGCATGGAAGAGGGTCCGCCGTTGATCGCCAAGTTCTACCGCCCGGAGCGTTGGAGCGACGCGCAGATTCAGGAAGAACACGACTTTACCCGGGACCTGCTGGACCTGGAAGTGTCCGTCGTGCCCCCTTTACCCGATGTCGAAGGACACACCCTGCGCGAATACCAGGGCTTTCGTTTCGCCCTTTACCCCCGTCAGGGCGGCCACGCCCCGAATCTCGATGACTTCGACCAATTGCTGACGCTGGGCCGGGTACTGGGACGCATTCATGCCCTGGGCGAGGCCCGTCCGTTTGCGCATCGCCCGACCCTGGACGTCCAGAGCTTTGCGGTGGACAGTTACGAATTTCTGCTATCCGAGTCATTCATTCCCGAAAGTCTGCGCCCCTCCTATGAAACGCTGGGGGCGGATCTGATCCATCGCCTTGAGCGCATTTTTGCCGACGCCGAATACACCCCCATTCGCCTGCACGGGGACTGCCATCCGGGCAACATTCTGTGGCGGGATGATGCGCCGCACTTTGTCGACTTTGACGATGCCCGCAACGGGCCGGCGGTACAGGATCTGTGGATGCTGCTGTCGGGGGAAAGGGAGCAACAGACCGCACAACTGTCGGAAATCGTGGAGGGTTATCAGGAGTTCTGTGATTTCAATTTTGCGGAACTGAACCTGATTGAGGCGCTGCGCAGTTTGCGCATCATGAATTACAGCGCCTGGCTGGCGCGTCGCTGGCAGGACCCGGCATTTCCCAAAAGCTTCCCCTGGTTCAATACCGAACGCTATTGGGGCGAACACATTCTGGAGTTGCGGGAACAGTTGGCGGCTCTGGACGAGCCGCCACTGGCACTTTTCTAG
- the hflC gene encoding protease modulator HflC gives MKGGIFAIILAAVAVTVFSSAYVVDEAEQAIIVQFGEPQGDVVSEPGLHWKLPFIQEVRRFDRRLLIWDGDVTQIPTLGREFIQVDTTARWRITDPLQFLRSVRDERGGRNRLDDIVDSVVRDIVSGTELEEIVRSGDWNVDVDDLDEVEQDRDDVALTKRPKLGREKLEAEILKSAAKMTPSLGIELIDVRIKRLNYIDSVRRQVENRMISERQAIAERFRAEGQGRSLEITGEMERELRRINSEAARTAEEIRGNADAEAIKIYGEAFGADPEFYAFLRTLETYSALGDNTTLMIRADSDFFRYLESKER, from the coding sequence ATGAAAGGTGGAATTTTTGCAATCATTCTGGCGGCGGTTGCCGTTACCGTATTTTCGTCGGCCTACGTGGTGGATGAGGCCGAGCAGGCCATCATTGTCCAGTTCGGTGAGCCCCAGGGCGACGTGGTCAGCGAGCCCGGCCTGCACTGGAAACTGCCCTTCATCCAGGAGGTGCGCCGGTTCGATCGGCGGCTGTTGATCTGGGACGGCGACGTCACCCAGATTCCGACCCTTGGACGGGAATTCATTCAGGTCGATACCACGGCCCGCTGGCGCATCACTGATCCGTTACAGTTCCTGCGTAGCGTGCGCGACGAGCGTGGCGGTCGAAACCGCCTGGATGATATTGTCGATTCGGTGGTGCGGGATATTGTCTCGGGTACCGAGCTCGAAGAGATTGTCCGCTCCGGTGACTGGAATGTGGACGTGGATGACCTCGACGAAGTCGAACAGGATCGGGACGATGTGGCCCTGACCAAGCGGCCGAAACTGGGGCGGGAAAAACTCGAGGCGGAAATTCTCAAAAGCGCCGCCAAGATGACCCCGAGTCTGGGGATAGAACTGATCGATGTGCGTATCAAGCGCCTGAACTACATCGATTCGGTGCGCCGCCAAGTGGAGAATCGCATGATTTCCGAGCGCCAGGCCATCGCCGAGCGTTTCCGTGCCGAGGGGCAGGGGCGCAGCCTGGAAATTACCGGTGAAATGGAGCGCGAGCTGCGCCGAATCAATTCCGAGGCGGCGCGTACCGCGGAGGAAATTCGCGGTAACGCCGATGCCGAAGCGATCAAAATTTACGGTGAAGCCTTTGGGGCGGATCCGGAGTTTTACGCGTTCCTGCGCACTCTGGAAACCTACTCGGCGCTGGGCGATAACACCACACTGATGATTCGGGCGGACTCAGACTTCTTCCGCTATCTGGAAAGCAAGGAGCGTTAA